A genomic stretch from Candidatus Thiothrix anitrata includes:
- the queF gene encoding preQ(1) synthase — protein sequence MSTQPSKELDTFPNPNPQRDYTIRIDVPEFTCICPKTGQPDFAQFKIEYVADEKCVELKSLKLYMWSYREEGAFHEAVTNKILEDLVAATEPRFMRLIGVWNVRGGIYTTVVVEHRQTGWVPAPKVELA from the coding sequence ATGTCCACCCAGCCAAGCAAAGAACTCGACACTTTCCCCAATCCTAATCCGCAACGTGATTACACCATTCGTATCGACGTGCCGGAATTCACCTGTATCTGTCCGAAAACAGGGCAACCCGACTTTGCCCAATTCAAGATTGAATACGTGGCAGATGAAAAGTGTGTCGAGTTGAAATCCCTCAAATTATACATGTGGAGCTACCGCGAAGAAGGCGCATTCCATGAGGCGGTCACCAATAAAATCCTCGAAGATTTAGTGGCGGCGACTGAACCACGCTTTATGCGCTTAATTGGGGTGTGGAATGTGCGTGGCGGCATCTACACCACTGTCGTGGTCGAACACCGTCAAACCGGCTGGGTTCCCGCTCCCAAAGTTGAACTAGCTTAA
- the cmk gene encoding (d)CMP kinase: MSISAIPVLTIDGPAGAGKGSIAGMLAETLGWHLLDSGAIYRVAALAALRRGMDLQDEVAIAALIPQLVIEFKHGDAWLNGECVSSDIRNEACASATSQIAALPAVRSELLALQRSFCKAPGLIADGRDMGTVVFPDAPYKFYLTASAEIRAERRLKQLSEQGLSARLHDLIQDINVRDERDSNRPVAPLKPADDAVLVDTSPLTQAEVFAEVLRYIR, encoded by the coding sequence ATGAGTATTAGCGCAATTCCCGTTTTGACCATTGATGGCCCGGCTGGTGCTGGCAAAGGTTCGATTGCTGGTATGTTGGCTGAAACCCTAGGCTGGCATTTGCTCGATAGTGGTGCGATTTATCGTGTGGCGGCTTTGGCGGCGTTACGTCGTGGTATGGATTTACAGGATGAAGTGGCGATTGCAGCACTCATTCCCCAGCTCGTTATTGAGTTTAAACACGGGGATGCTTGGCTTAATGGTGAGTGTGTCAGTAGCGACATCCGTAACGAAGCTTGTGCGAGCGCAACCTCACAAATCGCGGCCTTGCCCGCTGTTCGCAGTGAATTATTGGCTTTGCAACGAAGCTTTTGTAAAGCACCGGGATTAATTGCTGACGGGCGTGATATGGGAACCGTGGTGTTTCCTGATGCGCCCTATAAATTTTACCTGACGGCTAGTGCGGAAATTCGTGCAGAACGTCGCCTGAAACAGTTGAGCGAACAGGGACTTAGTGCTAGACTCCACGACCTGATTCAAGACATTAATGTGCGTGACGAGCGCGACTCCAATCGCCCGGTAGCCCCGTTAAAACCAGCCGATGATGCCGTTTTAGTGGATACTAGCCCACTAACGCAAGCTGAAGTGTTTGCTGAAGTGTTACGGTATATCCGTTAA
- a CDS encoding vWA domain-containing protein: MYDFLWWWMFLLLPVPWLVRLILKPTQRQAGRALKVPFLEDFQQGKLAFTRSWYSLLALLLGVLAWLMLLTAAARPVWVGDSVSLPMEGRDLMMAVDLSGSMQEQDFILNRQVVDRLAATKAVAGEFIRKRSGDRIGLVLFGDQAYLQAPLTFDRHTVLQLLNEAALGLAGERTAIGDAIGLALKRLQNSPEKNRVLILMTDGANTAGSVSPLEAADMAAAAGLKIYTVGIGSESDAARSLFGFQLMNPNADLDERSLRAIADKTGGQYFRARDTEEFHKIYAELDRLEPLEQDAQQWRPQQELFRWPLLAAFVLVLLTAVLRIDPE, translated from the coding sequence ATGTATGATTTTCTCTGGTGGTGGATGTTTTTATTACTGCCTGTGCCTTGGTTGGTACGTCTGATTTTAAAGCCTACTCAACGTCAGGCGGGGAGGGCATTGAAAGTGCCTTTTCTTGAAGATTTTCAACAAGGGAAGCTGGCTTTTACACGTTCTTGGTACAGTTTGTTGGCGTTGTTGTTGGGGGTGTTGGCTTGGTTAATGTTGCTGACAGCGGCGGCGCGTCCGGTATGGGTTGGCGATAGTGTGTCACTGCCGATGGAGGGGCGTGATTTGATGATGGCTGTCGATTTGTCGGGCAGTATGCAGGAGCAGGATTTCATTTTAAATCGTCAGGTCGTTGACCGCTTGGCAGCCACTAAAGCGGTGGCAGGGGAGTTTATCCGTAAGCGTTCAGGGGATCGGATTGGTTTGGTGTTGTTTGGTGATCAGGCTTATTTGCAGGCTCCGCTGACTTTTGATCGTCACACCGTCTTACAATTGCTTAATGAAGCGGCACTTGGCTTGGCAGGTGAACGCACCGCGATTGGCGATGCGATTGGATTGGCATTAAAACGTTTGCAGAATAGCCCCGAAAAAAACCGGGTGCTGATCCTGATGACTGATGGTGCGAATACCGCAGGCAGCGTTAGCCCGTTGGAAGCAGCGGATATGGCGGCGGCGGCAGGTTTGAAAATTTACACCGTGGGAATCGGTTCGGAAAGTGATGCGGCTCGTAGTTTGTTTGGGTTTCAGTTAATGAATCCAAATGCCGATTTGGACGAGCGTTCCTTGCGGGCGATTGCGGATAAAACGGGTGGGCAGTATTTCCGGGCGCGTGATACGGAAGAGTTTCACAAGATTTACGCTGAATTGGATCGCCTAGAACCGTTGGAGCAGGACGCGCAACAATGGCGGCCTCAGCAAGAATTATTCCGCTGGCCTTTGTTGGCAGCGTTTGTATTGGTGTTGTTGACCGCTGTATTGCGGATAGACCCGGAGTAG
- a CDS encoding integration host factor subunit beta, which yields MTKSEIIDILSRKQSHLSSRDVESSVKLLLDKMSDTLSEGGRIEVRGFGSFSLHHRAARKGRNPKTGDQVQLPPKHVPHFKPGKELRERVNESREQYPIQE from the coding sequence ATGACCAAATCTGAAATCATTGATATTCTGTCGCGCAAGCAAAGCCATCTCAGCAGCCGTGATGTGGAATCATCGGTTAAGTTGTTGTTGGATAAAATGAGCGACACCTTGTCCGAAGGCGGGCGCATTGAAGTACGAGGCTTCGGTAGTTTTTCGTTACATCATCGTGCGGCACGTAAAGGGCGCAACCCTAAAACAGGTGACCAAGTGCAGTTGCCTCCTAAACACGTTCCGCACTTCAAACCAGGCAAAGAGCTGCGTGAACGGGTGAATGAGTCACGTGAGCAATACCCTATTCAGGAGTGA
- a CDS encoding VWA domain-containing protein, giving the protein MDNLHFMHPHWLWLTLLIPLLWGARWLRHARKGAWEQLIDKQLMPFVLSGKDSTVSVGVLALVSLGLLVATLAMAGPAWEKREVPVFRNQQALVIAMDFSTSMYATDETPNRLTLARFKLLDILKSRQDGQTGLVVFAGDAFMVSPLTDDIATIEEQAKNLSPEIMPAQGSLLAPAIQRAMALLQQAEMAKGHILLITDGASDPDYARVAAQQARTAGYQVSLLTVGSKDGAPIAQPKGGFLVDSLGKTVVAKVNAAELEAIAQAGGGVFTQAALGDADVTSLGAQWLAETSQKLTEGQGRQLDTWVNEGYWLVLLLLPLAALAFRRGWLGTVLIALVILPQTQTAQAFTWQDLWKTPDQQAYEVLQQGQAAEAANLFRDPDWQAAAAYKNQDYATAAKRYSQSNNISGQYNYANTLAMQNKLPDAVKSYEQVLQQQPDHADAQYNLKLVKERLEQQQQAQQQDQNGENEQQQQASSDQSQQAPQNGESQTPQPTDAEQQQQAAQDAEQKAQEEAARKAEQAQQEQEDESAKTEDKEKTAENVPAPASENDPQQREQQQATEQWLRRIPDDPAGLWRRKFQYQYQQRGTQARGEEW; this is encoded by the coding sequence GTGGATAATTTGCATTTTATGCACCCCCATTGGTTGTGGCTGACATTGTTGATCCCGTTATTATGGGGGGCACGATGGTTGCGTCATGCCCGCAAGGGGGCGTGGGAACAGCTTATCGATAAACAACTGATGCCGTTTGTATTGAGTGGCAAAGACAGCACGGTAAGCGTGGGCGTGTTGGCCTTGGTGTCACTTGGTTTGTTGGTGGCAACGTTGGCAATGGCGGGGCCTGCGTGGGAAAAGCGTGAAGTACCGGTGTTCCGTAATCAACAGGCGTTAGTGATCGCTATGGATTTTTCCACGTCCATGTACGCAACCGATGAAACACCGAATCGTTTAACCTTGGCGCGTTTTAAGCTGCTGGATATTCTTAAGAGCCGTCAGGACGGACAAACCGGTTTGGTGGTATTCGCAGGGGATGCCTTTATGGTATCGCCATTGACCGATGATATTGCCACGATTGAAGAGCAAGCGAAGAACCTTTCCCCGGAGATTATGCCCGCGCAAGGGAGTTTATTGGCTCCGGCGATTCAGCGGGCAATGGCATTATTGCAGCAAGCGGAAATGGCTAAAGGCCATATTTTATTGATTACTGATGGTGCGAGTGACCCTGATTACGCTCGTGTTGCGGCACAGCAGGCACGGACTGCGGGTTATCAAGTTTCATTATTGACGGTGGGAAGTAAGGATGGAGCGCCCATCGCGCAACCAAAAGGTGGCTTTTTAGTCGATAGCCTCGGCAAAACAGTGGTGGCAAAGGTTAATGCAGCGGAGTTGGAGGCTATTGCGCAGGCAGGTGGCGGAGTATTTACCCAAGCGGCTTTGGGCGATGCGGATGTAACTTCGTTGGGGGCGCAGTGGCTGGCGGAAACCAGTCAAAAACTTACCGAAGGTCAGGGGCGGCAACTGGATACTTGGGTTAATGAGGGTTATTGGTTGGTGTTGCTGTTATTGCCGCTTGCTGCTTTGGCATTTCGGCGCGGTTGGTTGGGTACGGTGCTAATCGCCTTGGTGATCTTGCCCCAGACGCAAACCGCACAGGCGTTTACTTGGCAGGACTTGTGGAAAACCCCAGATCAGCAGGCTTACGAAGTTTTGCAGCAAGGGCAGGCCGCAGAAGCCGCTAATTTGTTCCGTGACCCGGATTGGCAAGCCGCCGCAGCGTATAAAAATCAGGATTATGCAACGGCAGCAAAGCGTTACAGTCAAAGTAATAATATTAGCGGGCAATATAATTATGCCAATACGTTGGCAATGCAAAATAAACTGCCTGATGCTGTCAAAAGTTACGAACAAGTGCTTCAACAACAACCAGATCATGCGGATGCGCAATACAACCTGAAACTGGTCAAAGAGCGTTTAGAACAACAACAGCAAGCGCAGCAGCAAGACCAAAACGGGGAAAACGAACAACAGCAGCAAGCGTCCAGCGATCAATCACAACAAGCACCCCAAAATGGTGAGTCGCAAACGCCGCAACCTACTGATGCGGAGCAACAACAGCAAGCCGCGCAGGATGCCGAACAAAAGGCACAGGAAGAAGCAGCGCGAAAAGCTGAACAAGCCCAACAAGAACAAGAGGACGAGTCCGCTAAAACGGAAGATAAAGAAAAAACTGCTGAAAATGTGCCAGCACCAGCGTCTGAAAATGACCCGCAGCAGCGCGAACAGCAACAAGCAACGGAACAATGGTTGCGGCGTATTCCTGATGATCCCGCCGGTTTATGGCGGCGGAAATTTCAATACCAATATCAGCAGCGCGGCACACAGGCAAGGGGGGAGGAATGGTAA
- the rpsA gene encoding 30S ribosomal protein S1 produces MTESFAELFEESLSYTQMQPGALLNATVLEVRSDFVIVSAGLKSEGVIPAEQFKNERGELTVKVGDLVEVALDTVEDGFGETKLSREKARRLRAWEILEEAFNNDEIITGIITGKVKGGFVVELSDIRAFLPGSLVDVRPVRDTSYLEGKELEFKLIKLDQKRNNVVVSRRAVVEEEYSAEREALMENLQEGQVIKGVVKNLTDYGAFLDLGGIDGLLHITDMAWKRVKHPSEVVNIGDEIDVRVLKFDRDKNRVSLGLKQLGEDPWQDLVRRYPSGTRIFGKVSNLTDYGCFVEIEDGVEGLVHVSEMDWTNKNVNPAKVVTLGDEVEVMILDIDADRRRISLGMKQCQANPWDEFAGTRNKGDRVSGKIKSITDFGIFIGLDGGIDGLVHLSDISWNVPGEEAVRSYKKGDEVEAVVLAVDPERERISLGIKQMEQDPFSNFVAAHSKGSVVKGTVVEVTPKAAKIDLGEGIEGILRASELSRDRVEDARTLLKEGDTVEAKFMGVDRKTRSINLSIKAKDDEDESRLMREYTGRSTGAGTSLGDIFKEQMGE; encoded by the coding sequence ATGACTGAAAGTTTTGCCGAACTGTTTGAAGAGAGCCTTTCATATACCCAAATGCAACCGGGCGCTCTGCTGAATGCAACAGTTCTTGAAGTACGTTCCGATTTCGTTATCGTCAGTGCTGGCCTCAAATCCGAAGGTGTTATCCCTGCTGAACAGTTCAAAAATGAACGCGGTGAGTTGACCGTTAAAGTCGGTGATTTGGTTGAAGTTGCACTGGATACCGTAGAAGATGGTTTTGGTGAAACCAAACTGTCTCGCGAAAAAGCACGTCGTTTACGCGCTTGGGAAATCTTGGAAGAAGCATTTAACAACGACGAAATCATTACTGGTATTATTACTGGCAAGGTTAAAGGCGGTTTCGTTGTTGAACTCAGCGATATTCGTGCATTCTTGCCGGGTTCACTGGTTGATGTACGTCCAGTTCGTGATACTTCTTATCTGGAAGGCAAAGAGCTGGAATTCAAACTGATCAAGTTGGATCAAAAGCGTAATAACGTTGTGGTTTCACGCCGTGCGGTTGTGGAAGAAGAATACAGCGCGGAACGCGAAGCACTGATGGAAAACCTGCAAGAAGGTCAGGTCATCAAAGGCGTAGTCAAGAACCTCACCGATTACGGTGCGTTCCTTGATCTCGGCGGCATCGACGGTCTGTTGCACATCACCGATATGGCTTGGAAGCGCGTTAAGCATCCTTCTGAAGTGGTTAATATCGGTGACGAAATTGACGTTAGAGTCCTCAAGTTTGATCGCGATAAGAACCGCGTATCCTTGGGTCTTAAGCAATTGGGTGAAGATCCTTGGCAAGATCTGGTTCGCCGTTACCCGTCTGGCACCCGTATCTTCGGTAAGGTTAGTAACCTGACTGACTACGGTTGTTTCGTAGAAATCGAAGACGGTGTTGAAGGTCTGGTACACGTTTCTGAAATGGATTGGACTAACAAAAACGTTAACCCTGCTAAGGTTGTAACCTTGGGTGACGAAGTTGAAGTCATGATTCTCGACATCGACGCTGATCGTCGCCGTATTTCTTTGGGTATGAAGCAGTGCCAAGCTAACCCTTGGGATGAATTCGCTGGTACTCGCAACAAAGGTGATCGCGTTTCCGGTAAGATCAAGTCAATCACTGACTTCGGTATCTTCATCGGTTTGGATGGTGGCATTGACGGTTTGGTTCATTTGTCTGACATTTCTTGGAATGTGCCGGGTGAAGAAGCAGTCCGTAGCTACAAGAAAGGCGATGAAGTGGAAGCTGTTGTGTTGGCAGTTGACCCAGAGCGTGAGCGCATTTCTCTCGGCATCAAGCAGATGGAACAAGACCCGTTCTCCAATTTCGTGGCTGCCCACTCTAAAGGCAGTGTCGTGAAAGGAACTGTGGTTGAAGTTACTCCTAAAGCCGCAAAAATCGACTTGGGTGAAGGCATCGAAGGCATTTTGCGTGCTTCCGAGTTGTCACGTGATCGCGTTGAAGATGCACGTACCTTACTGAAAGAAGGTGATACCGTTGAAGCGAAATTTATGGGTGTTGACCGTAAGACTCGCTCAATCAATCTGTCTATCAAGGCTAAGGATGATGAGGATGAGTCACGTCTGATGCGTGAATACACAGGGCGTTCTACCGGTGCAGGTACGTCACTGGGTGACATCTTTAAGGAACAAATGGGCGAGTAA
- a CDS encoding DUF58 domain-containing protein, with protein MAMRSAPQAGRMGQQGDGIVFSSLQSLLHLQGQVRTLALAKRHIKARHAGLHRSVHKGRGMDFAESRMYQPGDDIRTIDWRVTARSGRVHTKVFEEEREKPVLLWMDLRPSMFFATRGRFKSVVAAEIAGLLLWKTLNDGDRVGGILQNSSHVELKPSRSRSAALHLLRELSEMTRRGAMAVNPMPSEDLQSSWTRLRRVAQAGSQVFVVSDFRQATPLALRQLAMISRHSQVTLIVIHDPFEESLPTQGNVRLTDGGKRKLWVNLGLSLWRNRYHERAQQSRKALLDFSRSYRLALIELSTADDSNTCLLKLSRGLR; from the coding sequence ATGGCGATGCGATCAGCACCGCAGGCAGGGCGTATGGGGCAGCAAGGGGATGGCATTGTGTTCAGTTCCTTGCAGTCGTTGCTGCATTTGCAGGGGCAGGTGCGCACACTGGCTTTGGCGAAACGCCATATTAAGGCGCGGCACGCTGGGTTGCATCGCTCAGTGCATAAGGGGAGGGGAATGGACTTTGCGGAGTCGCGCATGTACCAACCCGGCGATGACATCCGCACGATTGACTGGCGAGTGACGGCGCGTAGTGGGCGTGTGCATACCAAAGTGTTTGAAGAAGAGCGCGAAAAGCCGGTGTTGTTATGGATGGATTTGCGCCCTTCGATGTTTTTTGCGACACGCGGACGTTTTAAATCGGTGGTTGCAGCGGAAATCGCCGGACTGTTGTTGTGGAAAACCCTCAATGATGGTGATCGCGTCGGCGGTATTTTGCAAAATAGTAGCCACGTTGAGTTAAAACCCTCGCGCAGTCGCTCGGCTGCATTGCATTTGTTGCGTGAGTTGAGCGAAATGACACGTCGGGGAGCTATGGCAGTCAATCCTATGCCTAGTGAAGATTTGCAAAGTAGCTGGACACGCTTGCGGCGTGTAGCGCAGGCGGGCAGTCAGGTATTTGTGGTGAGTGATTTTCGTCAGGCAACGCCACTTGCTTTGCGTCAGTTGGCAATGATTAGCCGTCATTCTCAGGTGACGTTGATTGTGATTCATGATCCGTTTGAAGAGAGCTTGCCAACGCAAGGCAATGTGCGCTTGACGGACGGTGGTAAACGCAAGTTATGGGTCAATTTGGGGCTGAGCTTGTGGCGTAACCGTTACCATGAGCGTGCCCAGCAATCGCGTAAGGCATTACTCGATTTTAGCCGCAGTTATCGCCTCGCTTTGATTGAATTATCCACGGCGGATGACAGCAATACGTGCTTGTTGAAATTATCACGGGGGTTGCGATGA
- a CDS encoding BatD family protein, with protein MVRFWLLVACWFLPLWVQAATITSEFDRNPVALGDPLILRFTADGVVGAEPDFTPLSKDFEIQGRSQSNSFSMVNGVSSVQTVWELTVFPRVTGNVQVPPIAFGIDQSQPLVLQVLDQPAQNTNAGAGAIGADIFVELSAEPQQPYVQQQIIVTQRLLHLAPLQPQASLTHPSIEGGKGNIQQLGKTRNTTLMRDGRNYQVIERRYALYPQQSGDLVLGRTTFEGSLATGNSQFDPFGVAGPRVRRFSEPFTLKIQTQPAGYTGQHWLPAKSISLNAHWDKPADKLKAGEPNGLTLAIVADGLAAEQLPKLELSIPIGVKAYTDQPEFRNESNAQGIVGVRQEKWVLVAPYNGDYALPELKLDWWNSTTGKQETAMLNAVTLRVSGGEAAPAGQLPPASQQPAVSLTEEAAVPSVKPQALADSLLPSNWSVNKKIIMALLFLWVLLTTAWLYWQWKHRKSATTIAKSENTVLPPRNPKIALQALATACKSNQPQAAHDALMNWIEVGLNLRPALISRLREQASPLLQAEIDALGAALYGRGNGAWQGAGLWKAITTFQPAAQKSAKPTTGLAELYPKQ; from the coding sequence ATGGTAAGGTTTTGGTTGTTGGTAGCATGTTGGTTTTTGCCTTTATGGGTGCAAGCAGCCACGATTACATCGGAATTTGATCGTAACCCCGTAGCACTGGGTGATCCGCTGATATTGCGTTTTACCGCTGATGGCGTGGTTGGGGCGGAACCGGATTTTACTCCCTTGAGTAAGGATTTCGAGATTCAGGGGCGTTCCCAAAGCAATAGTTTCAGCATGGTTAACGGTGTCAGTAGCGTGCAGACAGTGTGGGAGTTAACGGTATTCCCGCGTGTTACCGGGAATGTGCAAGTCCCGCCAATTGCCTTCGGGATTGATCAAAGCCAGCCTCTGGTTTTACAGGTTTTGGATCAACCAGCGCAGAATACCAATGCAGGCGCAGGTGCGATTGGTGCGGATATTTTTGTGGAGTTGAGTGCTGAACCGCAGCAGCCTTATGTGCAACAACAGATCATTGTTACTCAACGCTTGTTGCATCTCGCGCCGCTACAACCGCAGGCCAGTTTAACTCATCCCAGTATTGAAGGTGGTAAAGGTAATATTCAGCAATTGGGTAAAACCCGCAATACCACATTGATGCGTGATGGGCGGAATTATCAAGTGATTGAGCGGCGTTACGCCCTTTATCCGCAACAAAGCGGCGATTTGGTGTTAGGGCGTACTACCTTTGAGGGTAGTCTGGCTACTGGGAACTCACAGTTTGATCCTTTCGGGGTGGCAGGGCCGCGAGTGCGGCGTTTTTCAGAACCTTTTACTTTGAAAATTCAAACGCAACCTGCTGGTTATACGGGACAACATTGGCTACCTGCAAAAAGTATTAGCTTAAATGCACATTGGGATAAACCAGCTGATAAATTAAAGGCAGGTGAGCCGAACGGGTTAACATTGGCTATTGTGGCCGATGGTTTGGCTGCCGAGCAGTTGCCTAAGTTGGAGTTGTCAATACCGATTGGTGTCAAAGCATATACGGATCAGCCAGAGTTTCGTAATGAAAGTAATGCGCAGGGTATTGTCGGGGTTCGCCAAGAAAAGTGGGTGTTGGTCGCTCCGTACAATGGTGATTATGCATTGCCAGAACTTAAGTTGGATTGGTGGAATAGCACCACAGGCAAACAAGAAACTGCTATGCTCAACGCGGTTACTTTGCGCGTCAGTGGTGGCGAAGCCGCTCCAGCAGGACAGCTACCGCCAGCATCGCAACAACCAGCCGTGTCGCTTACGGAGGAAGCCGCGGTACCATCCGTTAAGCCTCAAGCGTTGGCAGATTCATTGCTTCCTTCCAATTGGTCAGTGAATAAGAAAATCATTATGGCGTTGCTATTTTTATGGGTGCTGTTAACGACTGCATGGTTGTATTGGCAATGGAAACATCGAAAATCCGCTACGACAATCGCTAAGTCTGAAAATACGGTACTACCCCCGCGCAATCCGAAAATCGCACTGCAAGCTTTGGCAACTGCGTGTAAAAGTAATCAGCCGCAAGCCGCCCACGATGCGCTGATGAATTGGATTGAGGTGGGTTTGAATTTGCGTCCTGCTTTAATTTCACGCTTACGTGAGCAGGCTAGCCCACTGTTACAGGCAGAGATTGATGCTTTGGGTGCAGCGTTATACGGGCGTGGTAATGGGGCATGGCAGGGTGCGGGACTCTGGAAAGCGATAACAACTTTCCAGCCAGCGGCACAGAAATCAGCCAAACCCACCACAGGATTGGCTGAACTTTATCCGAAGCAATAG
- a CDS encoding tetratricopeptide repeat protein: MLEILFLLLPLAFYSGWRSARNRYKERQEKRKQISVHFVRGINYLLSEQPDKALDVFLNYPEIDEYTADTFLLLGNLFRNRGEINRALRVHQNLVARPDLSKVQRTSAMLALGEDFFAAGILDRAESVFTELLKDDPKRADACEPLRNIYEQLHEWDKAIEISHCAQKRGKTDHGRLIAHYYCELAVQDLQKNNLFKVEESLKKATKAYPDSSRVLVLAGELAYARGQPQEAMQIYQAAISKDSRLLGMLFNKLLNDFPQQESLENLYQFIHQHFTQSQDTRLFAYLLQLARKLGKLKEMHAHVDTHLLKGKLTLNTLAHSTEVLVSVWQESNTCDMAQVQTALQRLAKSQPEFQCGHCGYKMHDYLWRCPACHQWDTVANV; the protein is encoded by the coding sequence ATGCTAGAAATTCTATTTTTATTGCTGCCGCTTGCTTTCTATTCAGGTTGGCGGTCGGCACGCAACCGTTACAAAGAGCGCCAAGAAAAACGTAAGCAAATTTCCGTACATTTTGTTCGTGGTATCAATTATTTACTGAGTGAACAGCCGGATAAGGCCTTGGATGTCTTTTTAAATTATCCAGAAATTGATGAATATACTGCGGATACTTTTCTGTTATTAGGGAATTTGTTCCGTAATCGGGGGGAAATTAATCGTGCTTTAAGAGTGCATCAAAACTTGGTGGCACGCCCCGATTTAAGCAAGGTGCAACGTACATCTGCCATGCTCGCCTTGGGCGAAGATTTTTTTGCGGCCGGAATTTTAGACCGGGCAGAGAGTGTTTTCACTGAATTGCTTAAGGATGATCCAAAACGTGCGGATGCCTGTGAACCACTGCGTAATATTTATGAGCAATTACACGAATGGGATAAGGCTATTGAAATCAGCCATTGTGCCCAAAAGCGCGGTAAGACCGATCATGGACGTTTGATTGCACACTATTATTGCGAATTAGCAGTGCAGGATTTGCAAAAAAATAATTTGTTTAAAGTCGAGGAAAGCCTCAAAAAAGCGACAAAAGCCTACCCTGATTCTTCGCGGGTTTTGGTATTGGCTGGTGAGCTTGCTTATGCACGGGGACAACCGCAAGAAGCGATGCAAATTTACCAAGCTGCGATTAGCAAAGATAGCCGTTTGTTGGGAATGTTATTTAATAAGTTGCTTAATGATTTTCCGCAGCAAGAGTCTTTGGAGAATTTATATCAGTTTATTCATCAGCACTTTACCCAGTCACAAGATACTCGCTTATTTGCTTATTTACTGCAATTGGCAAGAAAGCTCGGCAAGCTGAAGGAGATGCACGCTCATGTTGATACGCATTTATTGAAAGGCAAGCTCACCTTAAATACTTTGGCTCACTCGACCGAGGTCTTAGTGTCGGTGTGGCAAGAGAGCAATACCTGTGATATGGCGCAAGTGCAAACGGCTTTGCAGCGATTAGCGAAAAGTCAACCAGAGTTTCAGTGCGGGCATTGTGGGTATAAAATGCACGATTACTTATGGCGTTGTCCAGCCTGCCATCAGTGGGATACTGTTGCCAATGTTTAA
- a CDS encoding DUF4381 domain-containing protein, with translation MNPDSLPLRDIHLPAPLGWWPLAPGWWIVGALLLALLIAGLIWLWKRQQHQPQGTTLALDQLAQLQRQYAQQPAALLRELSILLRRVAISQYGRERVSGLTGNAWVEFLDQQAGKPLFAPHFTTLLTEQPYRPDEPVETAALIQAIRTWINLQQGKRHV, from the coding sequence ATGAACCCGGATAGCCTGCCATTACGCGATATTCATTTGCCCGCACCGCTTGGCTGGTGGCCGTTAGCTCCCGGTTGGTGGATTGTGGGAGCTTTGTTGTTGGCGTTGTTAATTGCCGGGTTGATTTGGTTATGGAAACGTCAACAACACCAACCGCAGGGTACGACACTGGCCTTGGATCAATTGGCGCAGTTGCAACGCCAGTATGCGCAGCAACCAGCGGCATTGCTACGGGAGTTGTCGATTTTGTTACGGCGGGTGGCGATTAGCCAATACGGACGTGAGCGGGTTTCTGGATTAACCGGTAATGCCTGGGTGGAGTTTCTTGATCAGCAAGCAGGCAAACCCTTATTTGCGCCGCACTTTACTACTTTGCTGACCGAGCAACCGTATCGCCCAGATGAGCCAGTGGAAACAGCCGCGCTGATTCAGGCCATTCGCACTTGGATTAATCTGCAACAGGGGAAACGCCATGTATGA